AAAGCGGCCCCATCAACGAACTGGAGGAACGCATCCTGGAGTCCATGCCGGCCATCGAGCGCTGGTTTCGGCTGGAATGGATGGAGCACACGCCGCCCTTCTACAGCGCCGTGGATGTGCGCAATGCCGGTTTCAAGCTGGCACCGATGGATACCGTTCTGCATCCACAGGCCTTCAACCAACTGGATCGGGCCATGTTGCCCCTGGCCGTGCAGGCGGCCATGGCGGCCATTGAGAAGATCTGCCCCGAGGCCAAGAACCTGCTGCTGATCCCGGAAGCGCAGGTGCGCGATGCCGGCTATCTGAGCCATCTGTCGACTCTGGTGCGCATCTTTCGGCAGGCGGGGCTGAATGTGCGACTGGGCAGTTTGGATGCCGATATTCAAAGCCCGACCCCGCTTCGCACCCTGGAGGGTGAGGACCTGGTGCTGGAGCCCTTGCTGCGCCAGCGGGGGCGGCTGGGGCTGAAGGACTTTGACCCCTGCACCATCTTGCTCAATAGCGAGCTGGCCGGCGGCGTGCCGCAGCTGCTCAAGCATCTGGATGAGCAATACCTGCTTCCCCCTTTGCATGCGGCCTGGGCGGTGCGGCGGCGCAGTCAGCACTTCAGGGCCTATGACGAGTTGGCCAAGCGCTTTGCCAAGCTGCTGGGCATGGACCCCTGGCTGATCAACCCCATGTTTGGCCAATGCGATCGCGTCAATGAAGGCGATGGCAGTGGCCTGGCCTGTGCGCAGACTCAGGTGGACGCGGTGCTCAGCAAGATCCGACGCAAGTACAAGGACTACGGCATCACCGAGCGGCCCTTTGTGGTGCTCAAGGCCGACGATGGCTCGCAACGCCTAGCGGGCGTGACCGTCTACGACGCCAAGGACCTGGAGGCGCTGAATCTGGGCCAAGGGGCGCCCAGCGAGATGCTGATCCAGGAGGGCGTGCCAACGCGGGAGCGGGTGGATGCGGCCGCCGCAGAACCCGTCGTGTACATGATGGATCGCTATGTGGTCGGGGGCTTCTATCGCTTGCACGCTGAGCGTCGCCCCGACGAGGACTTGAATGTGGCTGGCGCTCGCTTCGAACCTCTGGCCTTTGCACAAGCGGCCCAGTTGCCCCGCCCGGGGGGGCAGCCAGGCGCCAGCGTGCCCAACCGCTTCTACATGTACGGCGTGGTGGCGCGCTTGGCCATGCTGGCGGCCAGCTACGAGCTGGAAGCTGCCGACCCCGAGCGTGAGGAGCTGGAGGCCAGCGCATCCTGAACCGCATGGCCTACGCTCGCCTTGCTTTGCTGCTGCTGTGGCCTTGGTTGGCCTGCGCTCAGGGGCCGGGGCTGCGTGTGTGCATTGCCAATCTGGCGTATCCGCCGTCTATCACCTTGGATCCTGCCAACCCGGGGACGCGCGAGCGCCAGTTCCTGGAGGCCGGGCGCCGTGCGGGTGTGGCAGTGAGCCTGCACTATTGGCCCATCAAGCGCTGCCACCGCATGGTGCTGGAGGGCGAGTTGGATGCGGTCTATCTGGCGGCCACCCCCGAAAGCCTGGCCGATTTCCGCTTCCCCTTGGACCGCCAAGGGCGGCCCGACTCTCGGCTGCGCATCAAAGAAGAGCGGGTGGTGCTGGTGCGTCGGCGCGGGGCCAGCCTGGGTTGGGATGGGCGCCAGTTTGCGGTGCCCCCGCGCCTGGGAACCCGAGCTGGACTGCGCATGGCCCGCGAAGCCGCCCGGCTGCGCGGACTGGACATCGACGACACAGCCTTTGACACCCCCCAGGTGCTGCGCAAGCTGCACGCCGGGCGGCACGACTTTGCGGTGCTGCTGGAGGTCGATCTGCGCGGGCAGGACGCGCTGTTGAATGACTTGGCGTTGGAGCGGCTGCCGATCCCACTGGCGCGTTTCGATGGCTTCATGGCGGGGTCTCCCGCGCTCTCCGGCCCAGCCCTGGCCTCGCTGCAGGCTTGGTGGCGAGAACTGCCGAGCGCGGTGACGCCTGCGGCCAAGCCGATTTGATTGCTGCGCTGCAACATGCATGGTGACAAACCGGCGCACAATGCACCCACCTATTGATTTGACGGCGCCCCATGGCGCCGTTCTGCCTTTGTGAGTGATTCACACCAACCGCCCGCGCGCACCTTGGCTGCGCATGCCGGCCTGACCCTGGGCGCCCTGGGCGTCGTTTACGGTGATATCGGCACCAGCCCGCTCTATGCGCTGCGCGAGGTGTTCCATTCGGCCCATCTGCCGGTCACGCCGGGCAATGTGCTGGGCGTGCTGTCGCTGCTGTTCTGGACCATGACCGTGGTGGTCTCGTTCAAGTACGTGCTGCTCATCCTGCGAGCCGACAACAATGGCGAGGGCGGGCTCATCGCCATGCTGGCTCTGGCCACCCAGGCGGTGAAGAGCAAACCGGTGCTGCGCGCTCGCCTGATGCTGCTGGGCCTGTTCGGGACGGCGATCTTTTTTGGTGACGCCGTCATCACACCGGCGATGACGGTGCTCGGTGCGGTCGAGGGCATCGATGTCTATGCACCGGCCTATCACGGACTGATCCTGCCCCTGACCCTGTTGATCCTGGCGGGCTTGTTTGCCTTTCAGCGTTTGGGCACCGGCACGGTGGGCAAGAGCTTCGGTCCCATCATGCTGGTCTGGTTTGTGGCCCTGGTGGCCTTGGGCCTGCCCCAAGTGTGGGCCCACCCCGAGGTGCTTGCCGCACTGGACCCGCGCTACGCCATCGACTTCGGCCTGACGCACAAGACCATCGCCTTTGTGGCGCTGGGCGCGGCGGTGCTGGTGGTGACGGGCGGCGAGGCGCTCTATGCCGATATGGGGCACTTCGGCAAGCGCCCGATCCGCTGGGCCTGGTATGGCCTGGTGATGCCGGCCTTGGCCGTCAATTACTTTGGCCAGGGCGCGCTGCTGCTCAGCAACCCCGAGGCCATCAAAAACCCCTTCTTCCTGCTGGCGCCGGATTGGGCTGAGATCCCGCTGTTTGGCCTTGCCACGCTGGCGGCGGCGGTGGCCTCGCAGGCGCTCATCACGGCCAGCTTCTCGGTCAGCAAACAGGCCATGCAGCTGGGCATCCTGCCGCGCATGCGCATCCACCACACCTCGGTCAAGGAGGTCGGCCAGATCTATGTGCCGGCGGTCAACTGGGCGCTGTTTGCCTTTGTGGTGGTGGCCGTGGTGTTCTTTGGCTCCAGCAGCAAGATGGCCGGGGCCTATGGCGTGGCGGTGACGATGGACATGACCATCACCACCATCCTGACCTTCTTTGTGATCCGCCACGGCTGGGGCTATCCGCTGGCCCTGTGCGTCGCCGCCACCGGCGCCTTCTTCGTCATCGACGTGACCTTCCTGGCCTCCAACCTGCTCAAGGTGCCCAGTGGCGGTTGGTTCCCGCTCGCCATCGGCATTTGGATGTTCACGTTGATGCTGACTTGGAAGCAGGGCCGGCGCCTGCTGTCCGACAAGCTGCGCGAGGACTCGATCGACCTGAAGAGCTTCCTGCAGGCCGTCTTTGTCAGCCCGCCCACGCGGGTGGCTGGCACGGCGGTGTTCCTTTCGGGCGAGCCCGGCATCACGCCCAATGCGCTGCTGCACAACCTCAAGCACAACAAGGTGCTGCACGAGGAGAACGTGTTCGTCACCGTGCGGCATCACGAGCGGCCTTGGATCGGTTTCGACCGCCGCGTCGAGGTTGAAAGCCTGGGCAACAACTGCTGGCAGGCCACCCTGCACTTCGGTTTCAAGAACGAGCCGGATGTTCCTGAGGCCTTGGCCCTGTTGCGTCAGCATGGCATCCAGCTGGATGACATGGACACCAGCTACTTCCTGAGCCGCGACATCGTGATTCCGACCATCGGCTCGGGCATGGCCCTGTGGCGGGAAAAGCTGTTTGCCAGCATGCATCGCAACGCGGCCGGGATTGCCGACTTCCTGCATTTGCCGGCGAATCGGGTGGTGGAGTTGGGTTCAAAAGTCGAGATCTGATGCCACTCTCGCGCCAGGATCTCCCCGCCCTGGTCGCCGGCTTCGTGGCCGTGCTGGTGGGCTTCACCAGCTCGGTGGCCCTGGTGTTCCAAGCGGCCCAGGCCCTAGGCGCCACGTCGGCGCAGACGGCGTCCTGGATCTGGGCCCTGGGCCTGGGCACGGGCCTCACATCCATCGCGCTTTCGTGGGCCACGCGCCAGCCGGTGCTGACCGCCTGGAGCACGCCGGGTTCTGCCCTGATTGCGGCCAGCGCGGGCTTGAGCCTGGCCGAAGGGGTGGGCGCCTTTGTGGTCTGTGGGGCGCTCATCGCGGTGGCAGGCTTCAGCGGCTTGTTCGAGCGCCTGATGAACCGCATCCCTGCCAGCATCGCCGCCAGTTTGTTGGCGGGGGTGTTGGCCCGCTTCGGCTTGGATGCCGTCACGGCTGCGCCCGCCGCCTTGCCCCTGGTGGGCGCCATGCTGCTGGCCTATCTGGCAGGGCGGCGTTGGTGGCCGCGCTATGCCGTGCCCGGGGTGTTGGTGCTGGGCTTGGTGCTGGCTGCCAGCTGGGGTCAGATCGGCCCCATGACGCTGAAGGGTGGGTGGGCGAGCCCGGAGTGGGTGAGCCCGCGCTTTAGCTTGCAGGGCCTGGTGGGGCTGGCCCTGCCCTTGTTCGTCGTCACCATGGCCTCGCAGAACCTGCCCGGGGTGGCAGCCCAGCGGGCGGCGGGCGTGCGGGTGCCGCTGTCGCCGGTGATCGGGGCGACCGGTGTGGTCACCCTGGTGCTGGCGCCCTTTGGGGCCTTCGCCATCAACCTGGCCGCCATCACCGCGGCGATCTGCATGGGTCGCGAGGCGCATGAGGACCCAGCGCGGCGCTGGCTCGCACCCGTGGCTGCGGGTCTGTTCTACATCTTGCTGGGTTTGGCCGGGGGCGCGGTGGTGACCTTGTTTGCTGCCCTGCCCAAAGCCCTGGTGCTGGCGGTGGCGGCCCTGGCCTTGCTGGGCGCCATCGGCAATGGTCTGGCCGCCGGCATGAAGGAGGAGGGCGAGCGCGACGCGGCGGTGCTGACCTTTCTGATCACGCTCTCGGGCGTGCAGATCGCCGGCATTGGCGCGCCCTTCTGGGCGGTGCTGGTGGGCCTGCTGGCGCTGGCCCTGCGCCGGACTTGATGCAGGACAAATGCGAAGGATTCGCATTTAAGTAGACTGGCGGCCTCACCGCTTGCCGTCCTGCCATGACCCTGGATCGACTTCCCCTGCTGCAGCCTGCCACCGTGCGCGCCCTGGGCGGCGCGGCCATGGGTTGGGCGCAGCAGTTGCAGGACCTGGGCTTCGAGCCGGGCGAGACCGTGCGGGTGCTGCGCCGTGCGCCCTGGGGCGGCGACCCGTTGGTGGTGCAGGTGGGGGCCACCCGCTTCGCCCTGCGTCGCGCCGAGGCGGCCTGCGTCGAACTGCAGCCGCAGAAATGAATTCCGCCATTGTTCATGTGCACCCGCCGGGCCGCCTGCTGGCTCTGCTGGGCAACCCCAACTGCGGCAAGACGGCGCTCTTCAATCGCCTGACCGGCAGCCGCCAGAAGGTGGCGAATTACGCCGGCGTGACCGTGGAGCGCAAGGAAGGCCGCCTGCAGACCGAGGCCGGCGAGCGCCTGCGCCTGCTGGATCTGCCCGGCACCTACAGCCTGCATCCGCGCAGCCCCGACGAGCGCGTGACCCGCGATGTCCTGGCTGGCCAGGCGGTGGGTGAAAAGCGCCCCGACCTGCTGCTCTGTGTGGTGGATGCGAGCAATCTGCGCCGGCATCTGCGCCTGGTGCTGGCCGCGCAGCGCCAGGGTCTGCCCTGTGTGCTGGTGCTGAACATGGCCGATGTGGCCGAGCGTCGCGGTCTGCAGATTGACCCCCAGGCCTTGAGTCATGAACTGGGCCTGCCGGTGGTGCGGGCGGTGGCCGTGCAGGGCCAGGGGGTGGCCGAATTGCGGGCCCTGCTGGACGATCCGGCGGTTTGGCGCCCGGCGCCGCCGCCGCCCAGCGACGCCGACGACGGCCAGCGCATCGCCGCGATGCTGACGCGCCTGGGCCTGGACCGTGCGCTGCCGCCTGGGCCCACCGAGCGCATCGACCGCTGGGTGCTGCACCCCTGGCTGGGCCCCTTGTTGATGGCTCTGCTGATGTTCGCCATGTTCCAGGCCGTGTTCGCCTGGGCGGAGGCGCCCAAGGCGCTGATTCAGGCCGGTGCCAACGCGCTGGGCCAATGGCTGGGCCCGGCCCTGGAGGGGCTGGGCGCACCCGGCTGGCTGCGCAGCTTGGCCGTCGACGGCCTGGTGGCCGGCCTGGGCGGGGTGCTGGTGTTTCTGCCGCAGATCCTGATCCTGTTCGCCTTCATCCTGGTGCTGGAGGAAAGCGGCTATCTGCCGCGCGCGGCCTATCTGCTGGACCGCTGGATGGGCGGCCTGGGCCTGTCGGGCCGCAGCTTCATTCCGCTGCTTTCGAGCTTCGCCTGCGCCATCCCCGGCATCATGGCCACGCGCTCGATTGCCAACCCGCGCGACCGCAAGGTCACCATGGCCCTGGCGCCGCTGATGACCTGTTCGGCGCGCTTGCCGGTCTACGCCTTGCTGATCGGCGCCTTTGTTCCGGCGCGCCCGCTGGCTGGCGGGGTGGAGTTGCAGGGTCTGGTGCTGTTTGCCCTCTATCTGGCGGGCATCCTCAGCGCGGCGGCGGTGGCCTGGGTGCTCAAGCGTTTGACCGCGCGCGGCGAGGTGCGCACGCTGATGATGGAACTGCCCGAATACCACTGGCCGCGTGTGCGCAATCTGGGCATCGGCCTGCTGCAGCGGGCCTGGATCTTTCTGCGCCGCGTGGGCGGCATCATCCTGCTGCTCACCCTGGCGATGTGGCTGCTGGCCAGCTTTCCCGGGGCGCCCGAGGGGGCCACGCGGCCGGCCATTGAATACAGCCTGGCCGGTCAGATCGGCCGTGCGTTGGCCGGGCTGTTCGAGCCCATCGGCTTCAATTGGCAGATCGCCATCGCCCTGGTGCCCGGGCTGGCGGCGCGCGAGGTGGCCGTGGGCGCTCTGGCCACGGTCTATGCGCTATCGGCCGAGGGCGATGCGCTCTCGCAGGCCCTGGCCCAGCAGTGGTCGCTCGCCACCGCCCTGGCCTTGCTGGCCTGGTATGTGGTGGCGCCGCAATGCCTGAGCACCTTGGCCGCCATCCGCCGCGAGTCGGGCAGCTGGCGCATGCCGCTGGGCGTGGCCGCGGCCTATTTCGGCCTGGCCTACCTGGTGGCCGGGCTCACCTACCGCATGGCCTTGCGGCTCAGCGGATCGTGAGCGCGTGGGCGCTGCTGCGCCCATCGGCATGCAGGCACAGGGCCTGGCCGGGCTCCAGCAAATCCCAGCCCTGCGGGTCGCCCTCCAGCGGCTCGCTGGCCACCATCTGCCCATAGGCCGCGCGGTGGTGGTACAGCGTGGGGGGCTGCTGGTCGCTGGCCCAGCGGAAGGCGAACACATCGTCACCGTCGGCCAGCGCGGCAGAAAAACGCAGCGGCGCCTCGACACCCGCGCTCTTCATGCGGCCCCAGATGTCGCTGAGCACCGCGCAGGTGGCCTCCACCGGGCCATAGCCGTTCACCAGTTGCTGCACGATGAGCAGGAAGATGAGCTCCGAGTCCGTACCGCCGCGGCGCTGGTGCCATAGGGTGTCGGGCAGCTGCGCCTCCAGCTCGCGGTGCACCTCGCCAAAGCCGCCGACCTGACCGTTGTGCATGAAGAGAAAGGATGCCGCCGTGAACGGGTGGCAGTTGGCCAGCGAGATGCCGCCGCCCGTAGCCGCCCGCACATGGGCAAAGAACAGGTGCGAGCGCACATGGGCGGCCAGCGCTTTGAGGTTCTCGTCGCTCCAGGCCGGGGTCACCTGGCGGTAGAGGCCGGGCGTGTCGCGGTCGCCATACCAGCCCACGCCAAAGCCATCGCCATTGGTCACCAGCACCGACTGCTCGGCGCGCAGGCTCTGCCGCACCAGCGAGTGCTTGGGTCGGCAGACCAGATCCTCCAGGTAGATGGAGTCCCCACGGTAAGCCAGGAATCGACACATGAGTTGCGTACCTCCTGGGCCAGTCTGACACACTGGCGCGCATGGACCTGCTCTTCATCGTCGATCCGCTCGACCACTTCAAGACCCACAAGGACAGCAGCTTCGCGATGATGCGCGAGGCGGCCCGGCGCGGCCATCGCCTGTGGACCTGTGAGACCCCGCGGCTGCACTGGCAACGCGGCCAGCAAGTGCAGGCGCGCGGCGCACAGCGCATCGAGCTCAGCGCCGCAGCGCTGACCAGCACCTATGGCACCGCCCTGAAGGACTGGTTTGCGGGGGTCGAATCTGCCGACTTGGCCCTGTGCGAAGTGGGCGCCGTGCTGATGCGCAAGGATCCGCCCTTTGACGCCGAGTTCATTTACGCCACCCATCTGCTGAGCCAGGCCGAGCGCGAGGGCGCCAAGGTCTTCAACAAGCCCAGCGCCTTGCGCGAGCACCCCGAAAAGCTCGCGCTGATGGAGTTCCCCGAATTCATCGCGCCCACCCTGGTGAGCCGCGATTCGGCGGCGCTGCGGGCCTTCCATGCCGAGCAGCGTGATGTGATCTTCAAGCCCCTGGACGGCATGGGCGGCATGGGCATCTTCCGCGTGCGCGAGGACGGCCTGAACCTGGGCGCCATCTTGGAGCAACTGACGCAGTACGGCAGTCAGACCATCATGGCGCAGCGCTACCTGCCCGAGATCGTGGAGGGCGACAAGCGCGTGCTCTTGATCGACGGCGTGCCGGTGTCGCACAGCCTCGCGCGCATTCCCCAGGGCGGTGAGGTGCGCGGTAACTTGGCGGCTGGTGGCAAGGGTGTGGCCATGCCGCTGACGGCGCGCGAGCGCGAGGTGGCGGAGGCCTTGGGTCCGACCTTGGCCGCGCGCGGCCTGCTGCTGGTGGGCCTGGACTTGATCGGTGGCTTCCTCACCGAGATCAACGTCACCAGCCCGACCTGCTTCCAGGAGATCAGCGCGCAGGCCGGGCTGGATGTGGCTGCGCAGTACCTGGACGCCCTTGAGCGTTGCTGTTGAGCTCCGAGGCGTGCCGGTGAATTGGATCCGGCGCGCGGCGCTGGCGCTGGTCTGTGCGGGACTGCTAGGTCCGGCGGCGGCGCAGCCCGCTGCCAGCACGGCGCAGGCCAGCGCAACCCTGACCTTGGCGCAGGCCCTGCCCACGGAGGTGGGCGAAGCGCTGGAGGCGCCGCTTCGCGATCTGGCG
Above is a window of Inhella inkyongensis DNA encoding:
- the feoB gene encoding ferrous iron transporter B, producing MNSAIVHVHPPGRLLALLGNPNCGKTALFNRLTGSRQKVANYAGVTVERKEGRLQTEAGERLRLLDLPGTYSLHPRSPDERVTRDVLAGQAVGEKRPDLLLCVVDASNLRRHLRLVLAAQRQGLPCVLVLNMADVAERRGLQIDPQALSHELGLPVVRAVAVQGQGVAELRALLDDPAVWRPAPPPPSDADDGQRIAAMLTRLGLDRALPPGPTERIDRWVLHPWLGPLLMALLMFAMFQAVFAWAEAPKALIQAGANALGQWLGPALEGLGAPGWLRSLAVDGLVAGLGGVLVFLPQILILFAFILVLEESGYLPRAAYLLDRWMGGLGLSGRSFIPLLSSFACAIPGIMATRSIANPRDRKVTMALAPLMTCSARLPVYALLIGAFVPARPLAGGVELQGLVLFALYLAGILSAAAVAWVLKRLTARGEVRTLMMELPEYHWPRVRNLGIGLLQRAWIFLRRVGGIILLLTLAMWLLASFPGAPEGATRPAIEYSLAGQIGRALAGLFEPIGFNWQIAIALVPGLAAREVAVGALATVYALSAEGDALSQALAQQWSLATALALLAWYVVAPQCLSTLAAIRRESGSWRMPLGVAAAYFGLAYLVAGLTYRMALRLSGS
- a CDS encoding potassium transporter Kup encodes the protein MAAHAGLTLGALGVVYGDIGTSPLYALREVFHSAHLPVTPGNVLGVLSLLFWTMTVVVSFKYVLLILRADNNGEGGLIAMLALATQAVKSKPVLRARLMLLGLFGTAIFFGDAVITPAMTVLGAVEGIDVYAPAYHGLILPLTLLILAGLFAFQRLGTGTVGKSFGPIMLVWFVALVALGLPQVWAHPEVLAALDPRYAIDFGLTHKTIAFVALGAAVLVVTGGEALYADMGHFGKRPIRWAWYGLVMPALAVNYFGQGALLLSNPEAIKNPFFLLAPDWAEIPLFGLATLAAAVASQALITASFSVSKQAMQLGILPRMRIHHTSVKEVGQIYVPAVNWALFAFVVVAVVFFGSSSKMAGAYGVAVTMDMTITTILTFFVIRHGWGYPLALCVAATGAFFVIDVTFLASNLLKVPSGGWFPLAIGIWMFTLMLTWKQGRRLLSDKLREDSIDLKSFLQAVFVSPPTRVAGTAVFLSGEPGITPNALLHNLKHNKVLHEENVFVTVRHHERPWIGFDRRVEVESLGNNCWQATLHFGFKNEPDVPEALALLRQHGIQLDDMDTSYFLSRDIVIPTIGSGMALWREKLFASMHRNAAGIADFLHLPANRVVELGSKVEI
- the gshB gene encoding glutathione synthase — encoded protein: MDLLFIVDPLDHFKTHKDSSFAMMREAARRGHRLWTCETPRLHWQRGQQVQARGAQRIELSAAALTSTYGTALKDWFAGVESADLALCEVGAVLMRKDPPFDAEFIYATHLLSQAEREGAKVFNKPSALREHPEKLALMEFPEFIAPTLVSRDSAALRAFHAEQRDVIFKPLDGMGGMGIFRVREDGLNLGAILEQLTQYGSQTIMAQRYLPEIVEGDKRVLLIDGVPVSHSLARIPQGGEVRGNLAAGGKGVAMPLTAREREVAEALGPTLAARGLLLVGLDLIGGFLTEINVTSPTCFQEISAQAGLDVAAQYLDALERCC
- the gshA gene encoding glutamate--cysteine ligase yields the protein MVPHLITAQSGPINELEERILESMPAIERWFRLEWMEHTPPFYSAVDVRNAGFKLAPMDTVLHPQAFNQLDRAMLPLAVQAAMAAIEKICPEAKNLLLIPEAQVRDAGYLSHLSTLVRIFRQAGLNVRLGSLDADIQSPTPLRTLEGEDLVLEPLLRQRGRLGLKDFDPCTILLNSELAGGVPQLLKHLDEQYLLPPLHAAWAVRRRSQHFRAYDELAKRFAKLLGMDPWLINPMFGQCDRVNEGDGSGLACAQTQVDAVLSKIRRKYKDYGITERPFVVLKADDGSQRLAGVTVYDAKDLEALNLGQGAPSEMLIQEGVPTRERVDAAAAEPVVYMMDRYVVGGFYRLHAERRPDEDLNVAGARFEPLAFAQAAQLPRPGGQPGASVPNRFYMYGVVARLAMLAASYELEAADPEREELEASAS
- a CDS encoding FeoA family protein gives rise to the protein MTLDRLPLLQPATVRALGGAAMGWAQQLQDLGFEPGETVRVLRRAPWGGDPLVVQVGATRFALRRAEAACVELQPQK
- a CDS encoding class II glutamine amidotransferase, which produces MCRFLAYRGDSIYLEDLVCRPKHSLVRQSLRAEQSVLVTNGDGFGVGWYGDRDTPGLYRQVTPAWSDENLKALAAHVRSHLFFAHVRAATGGGISLANCHPFTAASFLFMHNGQVGGFGEVHRELEAQLPDTLWHQRRGGTDSELIFLLIVQQLVNGYGPVEATCAVLSDIWGRMKSAGVEAPLRFSAALADGDDVFAFRWASDQQPPTLYHHRAAYGQMVASEPLEGDPQGWDLLEPGQALCLHADGRSSAHALTIR
- a CDS encoding benzoate/H(+) symporter BenE family transporter; this translates as MPLSRQDLPALVAGFVAVLVGFTSSVALVFQAAQALGATSAQTASWIWALGLGTGLTSIALSWATRQPVLTAWSTPGSALIAASAGLSLAEGVGAFVVCGALIAVAGFSGLFERLMNRIPASIAASLLAGVLARFGLDAVTAAPAALPLVGAMLLAYLAGRRWWPRYAVPGVLVLGLVLAASWGQIGPMTLKGGWASPEWVSPRFSLQGLVGLALPLFVVTMASQNLPGVAAQRAAGVRVPLSPVIGATGVVTLVLAPFGAFAINLAAITAAICMGREAHEDPARRWLAPVAAGLFYILLGLAGGAVVTLFAALPKALVLAVAALALLGAIGNGLAAGMKEEGERDAAVLTFLITLSGVQIAGIGAPFWAVLVGLLALALRRT